The genomic stretch TTACTCAAAAAGTCCAAAATACTCGTAACTCCCTCGTAGAAGCCTGTGACAAAATCAATCAAGCTGGAATGTTAATTTTTGCAGGGTTTATTCTTGGATTTGATGGTGAGCGTACAGGTGCAAGCGATCGCATTCAAACATTTGTGGAACAAACCTCGATTCCTCAACCAATGCTGGGAATCCTACAAGCCTTGCCAAATACTGCCCTCTGGAGTCGATTGCAAAGGGAGAAACGATTAATTGAGAATGTCCATACCACAGCGACAGGAGATCAGAATGCTTTAATGAATTTTGTTCCTACTCGTCCGATCGCAGAAATCGCTAGAGAATATGTGGAAGGTTTTTGGAATATGTATGACCCTAAAAAATATCTCAGTCGATGTTTGCAGCAATGTATGAATATCAGCGTCCTCAATGGTTCTCAACAAACAATGAAACTTCCTTTGGGCAAAGAATTGCTGGTTTTTGCTCAGTTGATTTGGCATCAGGGTATCCGCCGTCCTGAAATTCGCGGACAGTTTTGGCAACAGTTATGGACAGTTTTACGCAAAAAACCTCAAGTTTTAAATATGTATTTGTTTCTTTGCTTGACTGGCGAACATTTTTGGGAATATCGCAGTGTTGCAAGACAAAGGATTGCTCAAGAGTTAGGCTACGATCTGCTCACAGCTTCGGAAATACCCGACAAGCCATTGGTAACAATTTCTAGCAGTAAGGCTTAGAGAGTGTGAGTTTGTGTTCCTAAGTAGCTGGATAAAACCCCAAAACCTGTGGCGCACGCTGCGCGTGCGCCACAGGTTTTGGTTCTGTTTTTTAATTACGCCTAACTACTGATCGAAGACAAGAACATGAATTGAGATTTTAATATGCACCTTTGCCGAATATCACTAGTCTGACTGTTTCTATCAGAATTTCTAGATCGAAGTTTAATGACCATCGATCTATATAAAACAAATCTAATTTTGCAACATCATCAATCGTATCTAAATCCGATCGCCCCGAAATTTGCCAGAGTCCAGTAATCCCCGGCATCACTAAATGACGTGTGTGATGCCAGCTAGTGAACCGTGCGACATCACGCACAGGCAAAGGACGTGGTCCCACTAAACTCATTTGTCCAAGCAATACATTAAATAACTGAGGTAGCTCATCGAGACTAGTACAGCGCAAAAAATGTCCTATGGGAATAATCCTTGGATCTCGCTCAATTTTAAACATCACACCATCAGCACTTTTGTTGAGATGCTCTAATTCAGCTTGGCGGCGATCGGCATCCATAAACATACTGCGAAATTTCCACATACGGAATACATGCCCTTGTAAGCCAATTCGCTCTTGGGTATAGAAAACGCTACCTTTAGAACTAGTTTTGATCGCGATCGCAATCACCACGAATACAGGTGACAGGACAATCAAGCCAATTAAAGCCGCAACAAAATCTAAACAACGCTTAAAGACATATTCCCAATTTGCCAAAAGTGATGGTTCAATCCGAATCATAGGCATAGAGGCAAAAATTTCAGGATTGCCCCGCCGATGTAGCAACATTAAACTCGATGGTACTAGCCTTAAACCAATTCCTGCATTGCGAAGTTGCCAATATAACTGGGAAGCTAGCTGCGTTTCGGGCAGCCCTTCGGCTATGACCTCCTTTGCCCCCGAACTCATAATTGCTTGAATGGAGTGGGAAGAATTAGCTAAAGAAGAAGCTAGCACTCCCACCACTCTATAACCTGTGCGTTTTTCAACAACCTTAGCCAAGTATGAAAGGCGATCGCTAGGGGCAATGATAAAAACAGGAGTATGGGTTCGGGCGATCGGAAACTGATCGAAAATCAGCGTCAGTAATAGCCGCAAGCCAATTATCATCACTACACTGCCAAGCCATGCTGGTAAAAAAAGCGATCGCGGCGCATCTACCTTAGGGTCGTAAAAGTAACAAACCACCAATGACGATAAATAGACACCACTAATAAATTGAGCTTGTTTTACATAGTTGCGCCATTGGGACTCACTTTTATAAAAATTGTGATAGGCAAAGCCTGTGACGATTACTGCCGCAAATGCCCAAAACAAACCCGTTAACCCTGCAAATTCTCCCCAATTTAGTTCTGGTGGCAAAGTTGAGAACGCTTGATTAAAATTTAGGGATACTTTCCAAACTATCCCCAAGCCCAAAATATCGCTCAAGATCAGTAATAGCGTTCGCAACCAATTAAGCTCAACCACATTCCATCGCTGGAAATAATTTCCTGCCCGAAGGTCACGCTTTATAGAACGCTTTTCGGTTGGTTGGCGATCGCTACTCACTCTCATCTTCCTCTTTGCTCTGACCCTGATTTTGCACTACAACAGATACTCTGTTAACTCCTGTGTATTATCTTGCCCAAATTTATGTAGTGGGTAGTCCTAAAAAGGAAAGGATTTATTGTGATAAGAATGGGCAGCGCTTCGCGCCGCCCATAGCACTACCTAGTAGTGTTATAGGCAATAACTAAAGGCTAATGAATAAAAGCTATTAGAGCCAATTTTTTGTGGCAAGGGTTTGCTGTGTCACAAAAAATTGACTCTTTGAACCCTTAGTCTCTGGCTATGAGTTTTGTCCAAGCTTTATGCTATTATCACTAAGGCAAAAAATACGGCTTTGGAGTCTTGATTCGCTCGATGAATACAGAAATTGCAGAAGATTTATTCACTCAAGGTTTAGAACGCTACAAACAAGGTGAATCTGCGGCGACCTTAATTCCTGTGTTTGAAAAAGTGTGCGATCGCCAACCCAAAGTTGCAAGTGGTTGGATTTGTCTGTCTTGGTTGTATTTGCTAGACAACAATGCCAAACTTGCTCTCAAAGCTGCCCAAAAAGCAGTCAAGATTGCTCCTGAAGATCCTCAAGGACGCATTAACCTTGCGATCGCCATGTTGGAATTGTCTCAAAAGGGTGTGCGCGAACAAATCGAAGCTGCTCAAAATTGGTTGATGATTTTGAAAGATATTAAGCCAGAGATTGTTGAGAATTTTGAAGAAGGTTTACGCCGTCGTCCAGACTGGAAAGCGCTTGAAAAGGTTAGAGATTGGGTACTCAACTAAAATTTCAGCGACGACTTTAAATGGTTATTAATATTTGTTAAAGCTAACTGTTTAAGTTAGGGATATAACTTTACCTAAACTCATATAACTTCATAACTATCATCACTTTGTCAGAAAAACTTAACACAGGTTTTTTGTCAAGAGTGCTAGGCTACCTAAATATAAGCGACTGATAAAGTTGTTAAATTTTTTTATTGCTGATAGTTGTACATCTTTGTATTGAAAAGGAAGTTAGTCCCATGATCTTAGAAAACGTCAGAGTCAAGCCCGATACCCGTAACCACAAAGGCTTTTTTGTATTGGAAGCTTCTTACAAATTGATTAATATTGATGGCAATGGTTGGGCATTGATTTGTTTAGATGATTATGCCTGTCATTACGTCGATCCTGACGATCTAAAGTTACCTAGAGGATGGAAAAAAACAACTAGTAACCAAGTTGTCAATGCTTAGCGATCATCTTTCTTTTTCCTCCCTATGCTGGATATTGAAAAATTACCGATTTTTAAAGACAAATTAATCATAAAAAAGAGCGAACAATGTTCGCTCTTTTTTATGATTAATTGCAATTCCTTTTATTTCTTTTAATCATAAAAAATCCAGAGGTAAGATGTCACCTCTGGAAGATGTAATAAAAAAGTTCAACAGTTAATATCTGTAGTGTTCAATAAAATCCCCACTTAGCAGTCGCATAAATAACCGTACAAATCTTAGATATACTTAGCCAGAAAATAAAAATAAATCGGGCTAAATATATTAGCTTTATTAGCGACGACTCCATAACCAAATCTACATTTGCACTATTTGTCACGATAAACACCGTTTTTAATAGAGACAAGTATTTATGATTATGTGTAGAACGCGAAGAAAGTAACACGGACTTTAATAGTGAGGCTTTTTATTGTTCTGTGATGAGTTGATAAAAATTTATCTAGATACAGCAAGTGCAACTTCTCTTTCTTCAGGCGGTTTTAGACTAGGGAACAAGAAGTGATTTTCTTCAACATACTGTGCTCCAAATAGTCCTTTCTCTGCCCAGAAGTATCGATCTGTTGTATGCTCGTTGCGTCTTACAAGCAACAGTGCTGGAGGAAGAATGCCATGGGTATGGATGTACTTACGTGCAGCCGTCACAGGCTTATCTTCACCGCTATCGATACTAAATTGAGGAATATGTTCTAGGATTTTGCGCCCTTCTTGGCGACGTCTACTCTTGCGCTTACGTCTCCTTGCCAAATCAATACCTCCTAATTTAGACCCTGAAATGCGATCGGGATTACAAAACATAGCTATTATAGCTAGGGTAAATAAAAAATTTCAACTTTTCTTTACAAATTTTTGTCAGTTGTCATTAAGTGTGCTTTAACCTGATACACTTTATAGACCATAAATGAGCTTATCAGCCTATAAATTGGGGATTTATCGCAATTTCAAAGATGTCAATGTAATTTACTACTTAGCGTCAAAGTGATTTAAAGCTTCGGCAAAATCCCGCACCCCACGAAACTGTCGATAGACTGACGCAAAGCGCACATAGGCAACTTCGTTAATATCTTGCAAATATTGCAAAACCATTTCACCAATCTCGACACTAGAGACCTGATGGCGATCGCGTGTTTGTAGTTGTGCTTCAATTTCATCGATGATCGATTCGAGGGTAGTCTGGGATACCCCAGTTTTCTCACAGGCACGGATCATGCCTCGCAATAATTTAGAGCGATCGAAGGACTCACTCACACCATCACGCTTTAACACGGTAATGGGTACAAACTCAATGCGCTCGTAGGTAGTAAAGCGACGCTGACAACTGAGACATTCCCGTCTGCGTCGAATACTACTGCCTGCCTCTGCCGAACGAGATTCTAAAACACGGCTATCGGTATGCTGACAAAACGGGCAGAGCATGACATATCTCAAATTTATGAATTATTGCTAGCTTAGGCTTTGTTTTGGACTGTCCCAGCTATTTATTAACTTTAAATTATAGTGAGTCATTCCAAAATAATTTTTGTTGAAAGTGTTGCTTTGCAACACTTTCAACAAATCAAAGACAAGGGCTAACCTGCATAGGGATGTAAAACGACGGCTTTGAGAATGCGATCGCCTTTCCATAGTGGTAAAGACAGCCATAATTTCCCTGCATCGATCCATTGTTGCCGCAGGAGTGCACTACTAAGGTTTGGATTATTAGATTTCAAACAGATAATATTTAGAGTTGGTTCACAGACTAGTTCTAATTCGGGTGATGCTTCTACCCATTGTCTCAAGTTATCGGATAGATCTAGCGATCGCTCGACGAGATAGCGACAACCCGAAATGCCCATCGCTTTTAGTGCCATCCACAGCTTCAGGCTATCGGTACGGCGCGTTCCCTGTAGGTTAAGATTTCCAAAATTGAGAGTGCGATCGTCCATATAGGGAAGTTCGCCATCAAAGCCATCGACAAGATGCTGCTTATCTTTGACGATGAGCATGGCACAGGTTCGCGCTACCCATAGCCATTTTTGCGGATTAAAGGTGATCGAGTCCGCAAGTTCACAGCCTTGAAATAGCGGTTGTAATTTCGGCGAAAAAATTCCTGCACCACCGTAGGCAGCATCGATATGAAACCAGCAGTCATAACGTTTAGCGATTTCTCCCACGGATTGAATCGCATCGACTGCGCCTGTAACTGTCGTTCCTGCGATCGCTGCCACAAAAAAAGGTTGTTTCCCTTGTCTAATTGCTTTTTGGATTTCCAGTTCTAATTCTTCGAGAATAATTTCACCCCGATCATTAGTGAGAACTCGCACTAAGTTCTCTTTGCCAACGCCGATTACATTCATCGCCTTCTCAAAGGAAGTATGGGCTGCATCAGAAACAAAGGCAACTAAATTATTCGCCTCGCCTACAGTCTTGCTCTGTGGTTGTTTCCAGTTTCTCGCTAATAATAGTCCCGAAATATTGGCGAGACTTCCCCCTGCGGTCAATGTACCAAAACAATCAGTTCCCATTCCAAAGAGATTCCCAAACCATTGCATCAGTTGTGCTTCCATTTCTGTAAATACGGGAGCGAGTTCATAACTGAGCATATTGTTGTTAATAGCCGAGATGAGCGCATCTGCCCAAATCGTAATCGCAGTAGGTACACTGTCCATATGTCCCATGTAGCGAGGATTTTGGAAATTGACAGTACGAGGCAAAACCTGCGATCGCACTTCGGCTAACAAGTCTGCAAGTTTATCTCCATGCTCAGGGATATTGATCTTAAAAGAGGATTCATCCTGAACGAAGGCTTGATTTTGTGTATCTAGAACCGAATCAACAATGAGATCGACAAAGGCATAGCCCAACTTGCGGATGTCTTCAAGATTAGAGCGATCGGGATTGAGAAAGTGGGAATCAAGAAAGTTTTGCGGTAAAAAATCGGGAGGGAAATCGGGCATTGTCGCAGTTAATGAGTTATATGCGTTATAGAAATGATGCTTCGCATCATTTCTATAACCTAATTATTGACATAGGGAATACGTGGAATCGAAGCGATTAAAGACTTGGTGTATTCATGTTGGGGATTGGTCAACACTGCCTCAGTACTGCCCTGCTCTACAATTTTACCCTTACGCATCACCGCAATGCGATCGCAGAAAAATTGAGCCACGGCGAGATCGTGGGTAATGAAAATATAAGTTAGCTTAAATTCCTGTTTGAGGTCACGCATCAGTTGCAAAACTTGGCTCTGAATCGACGCATCGAGCATACTCACAGGCTCATCGCAAATAATAAATTTGGGATGCGTAATCAAGGCGCGGGCGATCGCTACCCGTTGCAATTGACCACCTGACAAGTCCGAGGGATAGCGATCGGCAAGCTCGGAATTAAGTCCGACTTTTTCCAGAATTGCATAGACCTTATCCTTAGCCGCTTCGAGATTGGGGGCAAAGTTATGAATTATCAAAGGATCGGCAACGCTGTTAAAAACAGTCATATAGGGGCTAAAGCAAGCGCGAGGATCTTGGAAGATCATTTGCATTTGCGATCGCATTTGGCGCAATTGCTCACCCTTGAGTTTGGTTAACTCCACCCCATTAAATCGCACAGAACTACCGCGATCGGGTTTAATCAATTGCAAAACTGCTCGACCCGTCGTACTTTTGCCAGAGCCACTCTCGCCAATAATGCCAAAGGTTTCTCCTGACATTATTTCTAAATCAATGCCATCAACTGCTTTGACTAAACCACTAGAAGGATCAACAAAGCGCGTTAACAGATTTCCCCCCGTAACATAATGCTTTTGTAGGCGATTGACATGGAGAATCACTCTGGGAGCTGGTTTCACAGAAGTCACAGACTTCTCAATCATCGCAAATTCTTGACTATTTCCTTGAGCATTAGTCTGTTCTTGACTATCTTCTAGAATATTGATATCAGAAGCTACAGGAGCATCATCTGCAATCTCTTGATTAATTTCCTCCCCAGTATCTTGATCTTGAGATTCAGATTCATCTGTTCTGATAGTTAATGCTTCTGGATTGAAATGGAGAACTGAAGCTAGCAAGCTTTTGGTATAGGGATGTTGCGGATCGCGGAAAATCTGCTCCACATAGCCAGTTTCCACAATATTCCCGTTATACATTACGGCAATGCGATCGCAATATTCCGCAACCATACCAAGGTCATGGGTAACTAACAACAAGCCCATCGATCGCGTTTTGCGAAGTACCGTTAGCTCCTTGAGAATATCAGTAGCAACGGTGACATCGAGGCTCGTAGTTGGCTCATCGGCAATTAATAAAACAGGATTTAGCAATAGTGATAAAGCGATCGCCACTCTCTGCCGCATCCCGCCGCTAAATTCGTGGGGATATTGCTTAGCGCGACTAGGATCGATGCGAACTGAGCGTAGGGCATCATGTATGCGTTGTTTTGCCGACTGCGATGAAAGTTTCGGATAGTGGGAAGACAATACTTCTAACCCGTGATCCTCAATGCTCATCAAGGGATCGAGCCTTGTCATCGGATCTTGGAAAATTAAGCCGACCTTTTCGCCGCGCCATGTTCCATCCTTTTTCTCCGCAATTTCTTCCCCATCGACACAAATCTTCCCCTCAACATTGGCATATTTGGGTAATAGCTTGATTAGAGATCGCCCGATGGTGGATTTACCACAGCCGCTTTCACCAATTAATCCGAGTGCTTCACCTGCTTGCAAATGAAAAGTCACGCGATCGACCGCAGGCGTTGCTTCGCCATAACGAACAGTCAAGTTGTCAACTTCAAGCAGCATGATTTTTTGGGGCTTTTTAAGAGTTAATTGATAAGCATCTCAAGCTAAAATATCATGCTATTGCCACTTAATCGCCGCAAATAATTGCTGAGGTGACATTTGGAGAATCAATGATAGCAGTTAAGGGCAGGGCAGGGCATTCCCGATTTGAGGCGATCGCAGAATTTCTAGATTGTGACACGAATGCTCTGCTTCTGAGAGAACTATGAAATCAATCGCCGTAGGGGTAGAGCATTTGCGGCAATGTCTGCAAATTACCACCAAAATCTCTATACGCAAATGCTCTACCCCTTGGGCATTTATCGATAAATTATCCCTGCGGTTTGGGGATTGTCAGTGAATGCTGGAGGTTTGGGCGAGGTTTGGGATTTTCGGTGAATGTTGGAGGTTAAGGGCAGAGCATTCCCAATTTAGACACATTTGCAAAATCATAAATTTCTGTGGGAATGCTCTGCCCCTACGGGAATTATGGGAATGCAAACATTATTTCAATTTATTTGGTATCGCGATCTGTCCAATTAGCTGGGTTGTTTTCAATGTATTCACGCAGTTTTTTTAATTCCTGCTCAGTCTTTACAATCCTTTCGCAATAGTTGCGTTGCCAAATTGATATGCCGTAGCTTTTGTTAATACGGTTGATTTTGCGAGAAGAAATAGATTTAAAGTTTTGAATGATGTTGGCTAAGGAGGATTTTTCCTTTGATTCGGAAATTATGATAATTCCATGTAGATGATCGGGCATCAGAATAAATCCATCAAGTTCTACATTCGGAAAATGCTGAGGAATTTTTTGCCATAGGTTAGAAACAATTTGACCGATCGCATTTATTTTCATTTCTCCGTTATCTATCTCTCCAAATAAATGCTGTCTTTGATAGCAACAGATGGTTACAAAATAGATTCCTGCATTTGTATAATCATACCCCTGCAAACGAATAGAACGCCGATGATGAATTTCAGGGTTGTAAGACATAAATCAAATGCGGAAAGATGACAAATGGTAGGGGTAGAGCATTTGTGGCAATATTTACAAATTATTACCGAAATCTGAATACGCAAATGCTCTACCCTCTTGGCTTTTACCAATAAATTATCCCTGCGGTTGGGGGATTGTCGGTGATTGTTGGAGTTTTTGGGCAGAGCTTTCCCAATTTAAGATGGTTACAGAATTTATAGATTGGGCACTGGTGAGTTAATTAGTGAGACAATGAAATCCCCTAGAGGATAATAATTCCAGCATAGAAACGGGACGATAAAAAAGTCCGATCGGAGAGTGTAAAGTGAAGTGTGTAAAGTCTGGGATATATACAGAGAGATGATCTAGACACACAATTACCAACACTAAAACTGATGAATATACGCAAAGAATTGCTCGACGAATTGCTGCAAGAATGTAAAACACCACCTGACCTATTCGGAGAAGGAGGAATCCTGAAACAACTGACAACCGCGTTGGTGGAGAGAGCCTTGGAAGCAGAACTATCAACCCATCTGGGATACGGTAAGCACGAACCAAGACCAGAAGGACAAACCAACAGTCGCAATGGCTATAGCCAGAAAAAAGTGCAAGGTGACTTTGGCGTAGCCGAAATCGCAGTCCCCCGAGATCGGCAAGGGGAGTTTGAACCGCAGATGGTGAAGAAAGGACAAAGTCGCTTGTCAGGACTAGATGAAAAGATCATTGCTCTCTACGCACGAGGTATGAGTGTCAGGGATATTCAAGCCCAGTTGCAAGAAATGTATGGTGTTGAAGTATCACCAACACTTATTTCCAATGTTACAGATGCAGTAATTGACGAGGTGAAGCAATGGCAAAACCGTCCCCTTGAAGCAGTCTATCCAATCGTCTTTCTGGACTGTCTAGTCATCAAAGTCCGAGACAATGGCAGAGTGATTAACAAATCCTTGTACTTTGCCTTGGGCGTGAATATGGACGGGTACAAGGAATTACTGGGTATGTGGATTTCTCCGAATGAAGGTGCGAAATTCTGGTTGTCAGTACTCACCGAAATTCACAACCGTGGGGTCAAAGATATTTTGATTGCATGTGTCGATGGCTTGACTGGTTTCCCTAATGCGATTGAGACGGTATTTCCTAAAACTCAGGTGCAGTTATGCATTGTCCACATGGTCAGAAACTCGGTCGCTTTTGTACCTTGGCAACAACGCAAGCAAGTTTGTGCTGACCTCAAGGCTATTTATAGCGCGGCGACGGAATCGGAGGCTGAGTTTAATCTCGAACTCTTTGCTGAAAAGTGGGACAAGCAATATCCATCAATCTCCAAGTCTTGGCGCAGTCATTGGGCAAACATTATCCCCTTCTTTGCTTTCCCGACCGAGATTCGCAGGGCGATTTATACCACCAATGCGATTGAGTCGATGAACAGTAGTTTGCGGAAGGTGATTAAATCCCAACAGATTTTTCCCTCTGATGATGCTGCTTTCAAGCTCGTTTATTTAGCAATGCGGAATATCTCGAAGAAGTGGACGATGCCGATTCGTGATTGGAAACCTGCTCTTAATCGCTTTGCCATCCTCTTCGAGGATCGTCTCCACGTCTAGCTTCTAGACTTTACACATTTTACTTGACAGTCTCTCCGATCGCCATAGCAGGAGTCTTATTCTTACCCAAGCCCACATGAGGTCTCACCCAGTTGTGAACTAGTCTTTGCACAGTGACTGCTCGTTGTAATCCTTTGGTATTTTTCGCATACAGGTTCTGTCTGCGACGATAAGCACTACATCTCCTTCTCAAAGCACTGTTGTTAGCTTCATTGTGATTGGCATGAATGTCACACTTGTCGCTAATAGCCGTATAGGGATGCTCAGGTTTGAGCCATTCGACCCGACGATTTCCCTGTGAACCCTTGATTTTGATCGCAACTTCTAAGCCATGTCGCCATACCTTGCGATGTCCATACTCACGGCTTACTTCGGTGGATTTGAGGTGCACACTTGCCATTTGCCACAGTTGCTGAGCGTAGTGTCTTTCGCCATCAGTAAACCATCGGATGTATTGACTCATTTTTGCCCATTGCCATGCTGTTTCTGTGGCTTTAGCAAATAGTTCAGTATTTTTGAGTCCTGCTCTTGCTTCAATCCAATAGCGACTCTTACGCTCAATGAATGTCACTGTCCAGCCTTTTGACTCA from Pseudanabaena sp. Chao 1811 encodes the following:
- a CDS encoding sugar transferase — translated: MRVSSDRQPTEKRSIKRDLRAGNYFQRWNVVELNWLRTLLLILSDILGLGIVWKVSLNFNQAFSTLPPELNWGEFAGLTGLFWAFAAVIVTGFAYHNFYKSESQWRNYVKQAQFISGVYLSSLVVCYFYDPKVDAPRSLFLPAWLGSVVMIIGLRLLLTLIFDQFPIARTHTPVFIIAPSDRLSYLAKVVEKRTGYRVVGVLASSLANSSHSIQAIMSSGAKEVIAEGLPETQLASQLYWQLRNAGIGLRLVPSSLMLLHRRGNPEIFASMPMIRIEPSLLANWEYVFKRCLDFVAALIGLIVLSPVFVVIAIAIKTSSKGSVFYTQERIGLQGHVFRMWKFRSMFMDADRRQAELEHLNKSADGVMFKIERDPRIIPIGHFLRCTSLDELPQLFNVLLGQMSLVGPRPLPVRDVARFTSWHHTRHLVMPGITGLWQISGRSDLDTIDDVAKLDLFYIDRWSLNFDLEILIETVRLVIFGKGAY
- a CDS encoding DUF3155 domain-containing protein; protein product: MARRRKRKSRRRQEGRKILEHIPQFSIDSGEDKPVTAARKYIHTHGILPPALLLVRRNEHTTDRYFWAEKGLFGAQYVEENHFLFPSLKPPEEREVALAVSR
- the nrdR gene encoding transcriptional regulator NrdR; the encoded protein is MLCPFCQHTDSRVLESRSAEAGSSIRRRRECLSCQRRFTTYERIEFVPITVLKRDGVSESFDRSKLLRGMIRACEKTGVSQTTLESIIDEIEAQLQTRDRHQVSSVEIGEMVLQYLQDINEVAYVRFASVYRQFRGVRDFAEALNHFDAK
- a CDS encoding pyridoxal phosphate-dependent decarboxylase family protein — translated: MPDFPPDFLPQNFLDSHFLNPDRSNLEDIRKLGYAFVDLIVDSVLDTQNQAFVQDESSFKINIPEHGDKLADLLAEVRSQVLPRTVNFQNPRYMGHMDSVPTAITIWADALISAINNNMLSYELAPVFTEMEAQLMQWFGNLFGMGTDCFGTLTAGGSLANISGLLLARNWKQPQSKTVGEANNLVAFVSDAAHTSFEKAMNVIGVGKENLVRVLTNDRGEIILEELELEIQKAIRQGKQPFFVAAIAGTTVTGAVDAIQSVGEIAKRYDCWFHIDAAYGGAGIFSPKLQPLFQGCELADSITFNPQKWLWVARTCAMLIVKDKQHLVDGFDGELPYMDDRTLNFGNLNLQGTRRTDSLKLWMALKAMGISGCRYLVERSLDLSDNLRQWVEASPELELVCEPTLNIICLKSNNPNLSSALLRQQWIDAGKLWLSLPLWKGDRILKAVVLHPYAG
- a CDS encoding dipeptide ABC transporter ATP-binding protein, translated to MLLEVDNLTVRYGEATPAVDRVTFHLQAGEALGLIGESGCGKSTIGRSLIKLLPKYANVEGKICVDGEEIAEKKDGTWRGEKVGLIFQDPMTRLDPLMSIEDHGLEVLSSHYPKLSSQSAKQRIHDALRSVRIDPSRAKQYPHEFSGGMRQRVAIALSLLLNPVLLIADEPTTSLDVTVATDILKELTVLRKTRSMGLLLVTHDLGMVAEYCDRIAVMYNGNIVETGYVEQIFRDPQHPYTKSLLASVLHFNPEALTIRTDESESQDQDTGEEINQEIADDAPVASDINILEDSQEQTNAQGNSQEFAMIEKSVTSVKPAPRVILHVNRLQKHYVTGGNLLTRFVDPSSGLVKAVDGIDLEIMSGETFGIIGESGSGKSTTGRAVLQLIKPDRGSSVRFNGVELTKLKGEQLRQMRSQMQMIFQDPRACFSPYMTVFNSVADPLIIHNFAPNLEAAKDKVYAILEKVGLNSELADRYPSDLSGGQLQRVAIARALITHPKFIICDEPVSMLDASIQSQVLQLMRDLKQEFKLTYIFITHDLAVAQFFCDRIAVMRKGKIVEQGSTEAVLTNPQHEYTKSLIASIPRIPYVNN
- a CDS encoding transposase gives rise to the protein MSYNPEIHHRRSIRLQGYDYTNAGIYFVTICCYQRQHLFGEIDNGEMKINAIGQIVSNLWQKIPQHFPNVELDGFILMPDHLHGIIIISESKEKSSLANIIQNFKSISSRKINRINKSYGISIWQRNYCERIVKTEQELKKLREYIENNPANWTDRDTK
- a CDS encoding IS256 family transposase, encoding MNIRKELLDELLQECKTPPDLFGEGGILKQLTTALVERALEAELSTHLGYGKHEPRPEGQTNSRNGYSQKKVQGDFGVAEIAVPRDRQGEFEPQMVKKGQSRLSGLDEKIIALYARGMSVRDIQAQLQEMYGVEVSPTLISNVTDAVIDEVKQWQNRPLEAVYPIVFLDCLVIKVRDNGRVINKSLYFALGVNMDGYKELLGMWISPNEGAKFWLSVLTEIHNRGVKDILIACVDGLTGFPNAIETVFPKTQVQLCIVHMVRNSVAFVPWQQRKQVCADLKAIYSAATESEAEFNLELFAEKWDKQYPSISKSWRSHWANIIPFFAFPTEIRRAIYTTNAIESMNSSLRKVIKSQQIFPSDDAAFKLVYLAMRNISKKWTMPIRDWKPALNRFAILFEDRLHV